From one Agathobaculum sp. NTUH-O15-33 genomic stretch:
- a CDS encoding DUF975 family protein codes for MGNFAEIRKQVKARSKEQVTEHLGRCIGVNVLFALPLILILIIWMFIVFAPLLRLSFMGAAPSPAQVSGALVNLYGSYFLLIALMFFVAGPLTYGMQKFYIGLSRGEEPGVSILFRPFTSLRSYWTGVKMSACLALRGWLWMLAPTVIYTVVLVAATISEAMRQSQMYGRGYGFDTTGGSGAGAVMLVATILFIIAVLILSVKVGTYMAGYALVHEDERRGVWAATREGSRAFKGNLFQLFVFYLSFIGWYLLFFALYIVCALLNAMGGSLLISALSVIALLCICLVLGTFIGAYTTTSFYGLYQAIAPAMPRGPVDVFGVPIENAAPAAAPQPAPLPTPEPAPAPEPVAGPEPAPAPEDQSGADGGDAPTPEA; via the coding sequence ATGGGTAATTTCGCAGAGATACGAAAGCAAGTCAAGGCAAGGAGCAAGGAGCAGGTGACCGAGCACCTCGGCCGCTGCATCGGCGTCAACGTGCTGTTCGCGCTGCCGCTGATCCTGATCCTGATCATTTGGATGTTCATTGTATTCGCGCCGCTGCTCCGGCTCAGCTTCATGGGGGCGGCGCCGTCGCCCGCGCAGGTGAGCGGCGCGCTGGTCAATCTATACGGCAGCTATTTTCTGCTGATCGCGCTGATGTTCTTTGTCGCGGGCCCGCTGACCTACGGCATGCAGAAGTTTTACATAGGCCTGTCGCGCGGGGAGGAGCCCGGCGTTTCGATTCTGTTCCGGCCCTTTACCTCGCTGCGCTCCTACTGGACCGGCGTGAAAATGAGCGCCTGTCTGGCGCTGCGCGGCTGGCTGTGGATGCTGGCGCCCACGGTGATCTATACGGTCGTTCTGGTCGCCGCCACTATTTCCGAGGCAATGCGCCAGTCGCAGATGTACGGACGGGGCTATGGCTTTGATACCACCGGCGGTTCGGGCGCGGGCGCGGTCATGCTCGTGGCCACCATTTTGTTCATTATCGCCGTCCTGATTCTTTCGGTCAAGGTCGGCACCTATATGGCGGGCTATGCGCTGGTGCACGAGGATGAGCGGCGCGGCGTTTGGGCCGCCACGCGCGAGGGCAGCCGCGCGTTCAAGGGCAACCTGTTCCAGCTGTTTGTTTTCTATCTCAGCTTCATCGGCTGGTACCTGCTGTTTTTCGCACTGTATATTGTGTGCGCCCTGCTGAACGCTATGGGCGGCAGCCTGCTGATCTCCGCGCTCTCCGTGATCGCGCTGCTTTGCATCTGCTTGGTGCTGGGCACCTTCATCGGCGCTTACACGACGACTTCGTTCTACGGCCTGTATCAGGCGATCGCGCCCGCCATGCCGCGCGGCCCGGTCGATGTGTTCGGCGTGCCGATCGAGAACGCCGCCCCGGCGGCGGCCCCGCAGCCCGCGCCGCTGCCGACGCCCGAACCCGCGCCCGCCCCGGAGCCTGTGGCCGGTCCCGAACCCGCGCCCGCGCCGGAGGACCAGAGCGGTGCGG